The Dioscorea cayenensis subsp. rotundata cultivar TDr96_F1 chromosome 7, TDr96_F1_v2_PseudoChromosome.rev07_lg8_w22 25.fasta, whole genome shotgun sequence genome includes a region encoding these proteins:
- the LOC120265412 gene encoding DNA polymerase zeta catalytic subunit isoform X1 — translation MASAPPENPSSDVFSLRIVSIDYYMAAPIPDLDFSYSDFQGKEVEEVPVIRIYGSTPAGQKGCMHVHGALPYLYIPCPELVIQNAEEGRGYIHALSLAIEKALSVKSNSTSKRQHVHGCSIVRGKRIYGYYFSDELFVKIYLYYPYEVARLATLLLSGAILNRSFQPFESHIPYLLQFLVDYNLHGMSHIHTSKVKFRSPLPDKFLLKRYISEDLRSDAVVSPAIWLSSSVRADLIWPVVPTGHNQLEDKIIHLVKRHSACGLELDSSVEDILNQNHKMYASLSQNLSDVKMVQSLIPLWEEEYKRTGTQEAVKSLDSTKPLPRDTLELFRRGLEYDQAFAEMLSEHHPYITHKEITPEMKMKFAEYIKTFSDIDRAVRFVQHTWASCSGEPLRQPRGADRNVGLSCSEGFEDATMYVTKHESQELESTSQKISSFEIKDEDSMAIDTEALGLLSWLASSQAIEELNTDDELVHEAILSPILSTKSFKQALEIAHLDYENASQQECLDILDSVYDDEKSVGLREQTSWPTYFDEKASDSLGNVIPQLDGSPDDHLLTTDKCKRPERPDLLNIEKEKDSHNQELKCASATVDCKSKHSKHFWGNLPLSKKLNECETSQTASGNSSPGDEMMKDCQLGSSFGSRVALGFKDSKVDREASDGKVGKTMATCSVRDLMRTKRFSRPEHLEPEMMAGCTVGSVFASEEGHHYSMPDEARHAARYGDEGLQEIAIDALSPLGTDHTENRLLHDAKKISENHNDEIGQGVSEGPHFCNPTDSNFALDTNAPLTKKQLDASINYNIFRNVQDAEYYEEDTEMGFMRKPPSVDDMVIISEDPLSSTTGAGVIMGGQKQDLEDIPPFFINNFTDRGQRNHTSNQDSTLGVSVHFQNDGAALYLLTHASSPPTLDTVKRWISKVAKHDEFNQSAGDLSSDIPPVPNNTHPLKHERLKSSQENRNLEGLECSSDVNIISSGQQSLGVPAKEEVLRCSEHDISQISGPDEKSNLTPLSQIGFRDPASMGGGQQLTIMSIEIHTESRGDLQPDPQFDAINVVALVVQEDTSHTFDVHVLIHGNNEEPCARCLDGVSDYHLLFFSEEKFLLINLSNIISSCDPDILMGWEIQSNSLGYLAERAANLGISLLKNMSRTPSHESDLRSRHSVKTEGGNPDVSPPDTLAADAIIQDTIIDDEWGRAHASGIHVGGRIVLNIWRLMRSEVKLNIYTAEAVAEEVLRQKVPSIPCRILYKWFLSGPGRARYRCIEYVAGRAKLNIQIMNQLDMINRTSELARVFGIDFFSVLSRGSQFRVESMLLRLAHTQNYLAISPGNQQVALQPAMECLPLVMEPESGFYADPVVVLDFQSLYPSMIIGYNLCFSTCLGKINPSRETVLGVSCYAPDQKILMNLKQEILITPNGVMYVPDKVRKGVLPRLLEEILSTRIMIKKAMKKLSPSQQVLQRIFNSRQLALKLIANVTYGYTAAGFSGRMPCAELADSIVQCGRITLETAISFVNNHDKWKARVVYGDTDSMFVLLKGRSVEEAFKIGNEIALAITGMNPDPVTLKMEKVYYPCFLLTKKRYVGYSFESPDQKNPKFDAKGIETVRRDACPAVAKTMEKSLRIFFEHKNIYEVKSYLERQWTRILAGRVSLQDFVFAKEVRLGTYSTRAASLPPAAIVATKAMRIDPRAVPHYGERIPYIVIHGEPGARLIDMVVHPSAVLDINSPYRLNDLYYITKQIIPALQRVFGLVNADLNQWFSGMPRPVRPTLSKSCSSASHSGSWGGREDNEIGLENSKKAMAKRSRIDTYYISKHCTICGELVQASAYFCPDCLKNSSLIVNTVVGRTSKLEREIRHLADICNHCGGGDWIVESGVKCTSLACAVYYERRKVQKEFQSISSFATAAGLYPCCFAELF, via the exons ATGGCCTCTGCGCCGCCGGAAAACCCCAGCTCCGACGTCTTCAGCCTTCGGATCGTGTCTATAGATTACTACATGGCTGCCCCGATCCCTGATTTGGATTTCTCGTACAGTGATTTCCAAG GTAAGGAAGTGGAGGAAGTTCCGGTTATAAGAATTTATGGTTCCACTCCTGCTGGTCAGAAGGGATGCATGCACGTCCATGGG GCCTTACCATATTTGTATATACCTTGCCCTGAGCTCGTAATACAGAATGCTGAAGAAG GTCGTGGATATATACATGCTCTTTCTCTTGCAATTGAGAAGGCTTTAAGT GTTAAAAGTAATTCTACATCAAAACGGCAACATGTGCATGGGTGCAGCATTGTTCGGGGAAAACGGATTTATGGTTACTATTTCTCTGATGAGCTATTTGTGAAGATTTATTT ATATTATCCTTATGAAGTTGCTCGTCTTGCTACTTTACTTCTG AGTGGTGCTATTCTCAATAGATCATTTCAGCCTTTTGAATCACACATTCcatatcttcttcaatttctg GTTGATTATAACTTACATGGTATGAGCCATATACACACTTCTAAGGTTAAGTTCCGGTCTCCACTGCCAGATAAATTCCTGCTTAAGCGGTATATAAGT GAAGATTTACGCAGTGATGCTGTTGTAAGTCCTGCAATTTGGCTTTCTTCTTCTGTTCGTGCTGATCTGATTTGGCCAGTTGTACCTACTGGACATAATCAATTGGAAGACAAGATCATTCACCTTGTTAAACGACACAGTGCTTGTGGGCTAGAGTTGGATTCAAGTGTAGAAG ATATACTTAATCAGAATCATAAAATGTATGCATCTCTTTCTCAGAATCTATCTGACGTAAAGATGGTCCAATCACTTATCCCATTATGGGAG GAGGAATACAAAAGAACAGGAACACAGGAGGCAGTTAAGTCCCTGGACTCTACCAAACCCCTCCCTAGAGACACCTTGGAGCTTTTCCGGCGTGGTCTTGAATATGACCAGGCCTTCGCTGAGATGTTATCAGAACACCATCCTTATATAACTCATAAAGAGATTACACCTGAGATGAAAATGAAGTTTGCTGAGTACATAAAAACATTTTCTGACATTGATAGAGCTGTTAGATTTGTGCAACATACTTGGGCTAGTTGTTCTGGTGAGCCTTTGAGGCAGCCTAGAGGAGCTGATAGAAATGTTGGCTTATCATGTTCAGAAGGGTTTGAAGATGCAACTATGTATGTTACAAAGCATGAATCTCAAGAATTGGAATCTACCAGTCAGAAGATTTCATCATTTGAAATCAAGGATGAAGATTCTATG GCTATAGACACTGAAGCTCTTGGACTTCTAAGCTGGCTAGCTTCTTCCCAAGCTATTGAAGAGTTAAACACTGATGATGAACTTGTCCATGAAGCAATTCTTAGTCCTATTTTGTCTACAAAATCCTTCAAGCAAGCCTTGGAGATTGCTCATTTGGATTATGAGAATGCCTCCCAACAGGAATGCCTAGACATTCTTGATTCTGTATATGATGATGAAAAGTCTGTTGGGTTAAGGGAGCAAACTTCATGGCCCacttattttgatgaaaaagcATCTGATTCATTAGGCAATGTAATTCCTCAACTTGATGGATCACCAGATGATCACTTGTTAACTACTGATAAATGCAAAAGGCCCGAAAGGCCCGACTTACTGAACATTGAGAAGGAAAAGGATTCTCATAATCAGGAGCTCAAGTGTGCAAGTGCAACTGTTGACTGCAAAAGCAAACACAGCAAACATTTTTGGGGCAATTTGCCTTTGTCCAAAAAGCTGAACGAATGTGAAACTTCTCAGACTGCCTCGGGAAATTCTTCCCCTGGTGATGAAATGATGAAAGACTGCCAATTGGGTTCTTCTTTTGGAAGTAGAGTGGCTTTGGGTTTCAAGGACTCAAAAGTGGATAGAGAAGCCTCTGATGGCAAGGTGGGAAAGACAATGGCTACATGTTCTGTGAGAGATTTAATGAGGACAAAACGTTTCTCCCGGCCAGAGCATTTGGAACCTGAGATGATGGCTGGATGTACAGTAGGTTCAGTTTTCGCTTCTGAGGAAGGGCATCATTATTCTATGCCGGATGAGGCCAGACATGCAGCTCGATATGGTGATGAAGGGTTGCAAGAGATAGCCATTGATGCTTTAAGCCCTTTGGGCACTGATCATACAGAAAATAGACTGCTACATGATGCAAAAAAGATAAGCGAGAACCACAATGATGAAATTGGTCAAGGGGTATCAGAAGGGCCACACTTCTGCAATCCTACAGATTCAAATTTTGCACTAGATACAAATGCCCCACTAACTAAGAAACAATTGGATGCatctattaattataatattttcagaAATGTACAGGATGCGGAATATTATGAAGAAGATACTGAGATGGGTTTTATGAGGAAGCCACCTTCTGTGGACGATATGGTTATCATTTCAGAGGATCCTTTATCAAGTACTACAGGAGCTGGAGTGATTATGGGCG GTCAGAAGCAAGATTTAGAGGACATACCaccattttttataaataacttcACTGATAGGGGTCAGAGAAATCATACTTCCAACCAAGATTCTACACTTGGTGTTTCAGTTCATTTTCAGAATGATGGTGCAGCTTTGTACTTGCTGACTCATGCTTCATCACCACCAACCTTGGATACTGTTAAGCGATGGATTTCGAAAGTGGCAAAACATGATGAATTCAATCAATCTGCTG GGGATCTGTCTTCTGACATTCCACCTGTGCCTAATAACACTCATCCTCTGAAACATGAACGGTTGAAATCAAGCCAAGAAAATAGAAATTTGGAGGGTCTAGAATGTTCTTCTGACGTTAATATTATTTCAAGTGGGCAACAGTCATTAGGTGTTCCCGCAAAGGAAGAGGTTCTGAGGTGCAGTGAGCATGATATCTCTCAAATATCTGGCCCAGATGAGAAATCAAACCTTACCCCTCTCAGTCAAATTGGTTTTCGTGACCCTGCAAGTATGGGTGGTGGACAACAGTTGACAATCATGAGCATCGAG ATTCATACTGAATCAAGGGGTGATCTCCAGCCTGATCCACAATTTGATGCCATCAATGTAGTAGCTCTTGTGGTTCAAGAAGATACAAGTCATACCTTTGATGTCCATGTGCTAATACATGGTAACAACGAGGAACCATGTGCAAG ATGTTTGGATGGAGTCTCTGACTAccatttgcttttcttttcagaagAAAAGTTCCTATTGATCAATCTTTCAAATATTATCTCTTCTTGTGATCCTGATATTTTAATGGGATGGGAAATTCAGAGCAATTCTCTTGGTTATCTTGCCGAAAGAGCTGCAAATCTTGGCATAAGCTTGCTTAAGAACATGTCTCGTACTCCTTCACATGAATCAGATCTCAGATCCAGGCATTCAGTGAAAACTGAAGGGGGAAATCCTGATGTTTCGCCACCCGATACTTTAGCTGCTGATGCTATTATTCAAGATACAATAATTGACGATGAATGGGGTCGAGCTCATGCTAGTGGTATACATGTCGGTGGAAGAATTGTCCTTAATATTTGGCGGCTTATGCGTTCTGAGGTTAAACTCAACATTTACACTGCTGAGGCTGTTGCTGAAGAAGTTTTGAGACAAAAGGTTCCATCAATTCCATGCagaatattatataaatggTTCTTAAGTGGTCCTGGCAGAGCAAGATATCGTTGTATCGAATATGTTGCAGGAAGAGCAAAGCTTAATATTCAGATAATGAATCAGCTGGATATG ATAAATCGTACATCTGAGCTGGCTCGTGTGTTTGGAATAGATTTCTTTTCTGTTCTCTCTCGTGGTTCACAATTTCGTGTTGAATCTATGCTCCTCAGGTTGGCACATACACAAAATTATCTTGCTATCTCTCCAGGAAATCAGCAG GTAGCGTTGCAACCTGCAATGGAGTGTTTACCTCTTGTAATGGAGCCAGAATCTGGTTTTTATGCTGACCCAGTTGTTGTTTTAGATTTCCAATCGCTTTACCCATCTATGATCATAGGTTACAACCTTTGCTTCTCTACATGTTTGGGCAAAATAAACCCATCAAGAGAAACTGTTCTTGGTGTCAGCTGTTATGCACCAGATCAAAAAATTCTTATGAATTTGAAGCAAGAAATACTAATAACACCAAATGGGGTTATGTATGTACCTGACAAg GTTCGGAAAGGAGTGTTACCACGTCTGCTTGAGGAAATATTATCAACaagaataatgataaaaaaagcaatgaagaagttatCACCCTCACAACAGGTTCTGCAAAGG ATATTTAATTCACGGCAACTTGCTCTGAAGCTCATAGCAAATGTCACTTATGGCTATACAGCTGCTGGCTTTAGTGGTCGAATGCCTTGTGCTGAACTTGCTGATAGCATTGTTCAGTGTGGTCGTATTACACTTGAAACAGCGATATCATTTGTGAACAATCATGATAAATGGAAAGCTAGGGTAGTTTATGGTGATACAGACAG TATGTTTGTCCTCCTTAAAGGACGTTCTGTTGAAGAAGCTTTTAAAATTGGAAATGAAATTGCGTTAGCTATTACTGGAATGAATCCAGATCCTGTCACATTGAAAATGGAGAAGGTCTATTACCCCTGTTTTCTTCTCACCAAGAAGCGTTATGTTGGCTATAGCTTTGAGAGCCCAGATCAAAAAAATCCCAAGTTTGATGCCAAAGGTATCGAGACTGTCCGTAGAGATGCATGCCCAGCTGTTGCAAAGACCATGGAGAAGTCtttaagaatattttttgagcataaaaacatatatgaa GTGAAGTCTTATTTAGAGCGTCAATGGACACGGATTTTAGCGGGAAGGGTGTCACTACAGGACTTTGTCTTTGCAAAGGAGGTCAGACTGGGGACTTACAGTACCCGGGCTGCTTCTCTTCCTCCAGCAGCAATAGTTGCAACGAAGGCGATGAGGATTGATCCTAGAGCTGTGCCGCATTATGGCGAGCGAATCCCCTATATCGTCATTCATGGAGAGCCTGGAGCTCGATTGATAGATATGGTCGTACATCCCTCGGCAGTTTTGGATATCAATTCTCCATACAGACTGAATGACTTATATTACATCACGAAACAGATAATTCCTGCACTGCAACGAGTGTTTGGACTTGTCAATGCTGACTTGAACCAGTGGTTCTCCGGAATGCCACGGCCTGTCAGACCAACACTGTCCAAGAGTTGTTCTTCTGCTTCTCATTCTGGATCTTGGGGTGGTCGTGAAGATAACGAAATTGGGCTGGAAAATTCAAAGAAAGCAATGGCAAAAAGAAGCAGGATAGATACCTACTACATCTCAAAGCATTGCACCATTTGCGGTGAATTAGTTCAAGCTTCGGCATATTTTTGCCCTGACTGCTTAAAGAATAGTTCGCTTATTGTGAATACTGTGGTTGGGCGAACTTCCAAATTAGAGAGGGAAATTCGACATCTGGCTGAT ATATGTAATCATTGTGGCGGCGGTGACTGGATCGTGGAAAGCGGGGTGAAATGCACATCACTTGCATGTGCAGTATATTATGAGAGACGAAAAGTTCAGAAAGAATTTCAGTCTATTTCCTCTTTCGCTACTGCGGCAGGGCTTTATCCTTGCTGCTTCGCCGAGCTGTTCTAA
- the LOC120265412 gene encoding DNA polymerase zeta catalytic subunit isoform X2 produces the protein MHARPWGRGYIHALSLAIEKALSVKSNSTSKRQHVHGCSIVRGKRIYGYYFSDELFVKIYLYYPYEVARLATLLLSGAILNRSFQPFESHIPYLLQFLVDYNLHGMSHIHTSKVKFRSPLPDKFLLKRYISEDLRSDAVVSPAIWLSSSVRADLIWPVVPTGHNQLEDKIIHLVKRHSACGLELDSSVEDILNQNHKMYASLSQNLSDVKMVQSLIPLWEEEYKRTGTQEAVKSLDSTKPLPRDTLELFRRGLEYDQAFAEMLSEHHPYITHKEITPEMKMKFAEYIKTFSDIDRAVRFVQHTWASCSGEPLRQPRGADRNVGLSCSEGFEDATMYVTKHESQELESTSQKISSFEIKDEDSMAIDTEALGLLSWLASSQAIEELNTDDELVHEAILSPILSTKSFKQALEIAHLDYENASQQECLDILDSVYDDEKSVGLREQTSWPTYFDEKASDSLGNVIPQLDGSPDDHLLTTDKCKRPERPDLLNIEKEKDSHNQELKCASATVDCKSKHSKHFWGNLPLSKKLNECETSQTASGNSSPGDEMMKDCQLGSSFGSRVALGFKDSKVDREASDGKVGKTMATCSVRDLMRTKRFSRPEHLEPEMMAGCTVGSVFASEEGHHYSMPDEARHAARYGDEGLQEIAIDALSPLGTDHTENRLLHDAKKISENHNDEIGQGVSEGPHFCNPTDSNFALDTNAPLTKKQLDASINYNIFRNVQDAEYYEEDTEMGFMRKPPSVDDMVIISEDPLSSTTGAGVIMGGQKQDLEDIPPFFINNFTDRGQRNHTSNQDSTLGVSVHFQNDGAALYLLTHASSPPTLDTVKRWISKVAKHDEFNQSAGDLSSDIPPVPNNTHPLKHERLKSSQENRNLEGLECSSDVNIISSGQQSLGVPAKEEVLRCSEHDISQISGPDEKSNLTPLSQIGFRDPASMGGGQQLTIMSIEIHTESRGDLQPDPQFDAINVVALVVQEDTSHTFDVHVLIHGNNEEPCARCLDGVSDYHLLFFSEEKFLLINLSNIISSCDPDILMGWEIQSNSLGYLAERAANLGISLLKNMSRTPSHESDLRSRHSVKTEGGNPDVSPPDTLAADAIIQDTIIDDEWGRAHASGIHVGGRIVLNIWRLMRSEVKLNIYTAEAVAEEVLRQKVPSIPCRILYKWFLSGPGRARYRCIEYVAGRAKLNIQIMNQLDMINRTSELARVFGIDFFSVLSRGSQFRVESMLLRLAHTQNYLAISPGNQQVALQPAMECLPLVMEPESGFYADPVVVLDFQSLYPSMIIGYNLCFSTCLGKINPSRETVLGVSCYAPDQKILMNLKQEILITPNGVMYVPDKVRKGVLPRLLEEILSTRIMIKKAMKKLSPSQQVLQRIFNSRQLALKLIANVTYGYTAAGFSGRMPCAELADSIVQCGRITLETAISFVNNHDKWKARVVYGDTDSMFVLLKGRSVEEAFKIGNEIALAITGMNPDPVTLKMEKVYYPCFLLTKKRYVGYSFESPDQKNPKFDAKGIETVRRDACPAVAKTMEKSLRIFFEHKNIYEVKSYLERQWTRILAGRVSLQDFVFAKEVRLGTYSTRAASLPPAAIVATKAMRIDPRAVPHYGERIPYIVIHGEPGARLIDMVVHPSAVLDINSPYRLNDLYYITKQIIPALQRVFGLVNADLNQWFSGMPRPVRPTLSKSCSSASHSGSWGGREDNEIGLENSKKAMAKRSRIDTYYISKHCTICGELVQASAYFCPDCLKNSSLIVNTVVGRTSKLEREIRHLADICNHCGGGDWIVESGVKCTSLACAVYYERRKVQKEFQSISSFATAAGLYPCCFAELF, from the exons ATGCATGCACGTCCATGGG GTCGTGGATATATACATGCTCTTTCTCTTGCAATTGAGAAGGCTTTAAGT GTTAAAAGTAATTCTACATCAAAACGGCAACATGTGCATGGGTGCAGCATTGTTCGGGGAAAACGGATTTATGGTTACTATTTCTCTGATGAGCTATTTGTGAAGATTTATTT ATATTATCCTTATGAAGTTGCTCGTCTTGCTACTTTACTTCTG AGTGGTGCTATTCTCAATAGATCATTTCAGCCTTTTGAATCACACATTCcatatcttcttcaatttctg GTTGATTATAACTTACATGGTATGAGCCATATACACACTTCTAAGGTTAAGTTCCGGTCTCCACTGCCAGATAAATTCCTGCTTAAGCGGTATATAAGT GAAGATTTACGCAGTGATGCTGTTGTAAGTCCTGCAATTTGGCTTTCTTCTTCTGTTCGTGCTGATCTGATTTGGCCAGTTGTACCTACTGGACATAATCAATTGGAAGACAAGATCATTCACCTTGTTAAACGACACAGTGCTTGTGGGCTAGAGTTGGATTCAAGTGTAGAAG ATATACTTAATCAGAATCATAAAATGTATGCATCTCTTTCTCAGAATCTATCTGACGTAAAGATGGTCCAATCACTTATCCCATTATGGGAG GAGGAATACAAAAGAACAGGAACACAGGAGGCAGTTAAGTCCCTGGACTCTACCAAACCCCTCCCTAGAGACACCTTGGAGCTTTTCCGGCGTGGTCTTGAATATGACCAGGCCTTCGCTGAGATGTTATCAGAACACCATCCTTATATAACTCATAAAGAGATTACACCTGAGATGAAAATGAAGTTTGCTGAGTACATAAAAACATTTTCTGACATTGATAGAGCTGTTAGATTTGTGCAACATACTTGGGCTAGTTGTTCTGGTGAGCCTTTGAGGCAGCCTAGAGGAGCTGATAGAAATGTTGGCTTATCATGTTCAGAAGGGTTTGAAGATGCAACTATGTATGTTACAAAGCATGAATCTCAAGAATTGGAATCTACCAGTCAGAAGATTTCATCATTTGAAATCAAGGATGAAGATTCTATG GCTATAGACACTGAAGCTCTTGGACTTCTAAGCTGGCTAGCTTCTTCCCAAGCTATTGAAGAGTTAAACACTGATGATGAACTTGTCCATGAAGCAATTCTTAGTCCTATTTTGTCTACAAAATCCTTCAAGCAAGCCTTGGAGATTGCTCATTTGGATTATGAGAATGCCTCCCAACAGGAATGCCTAGACATTCTTGATTCTGTATATGATGATGAAAAGTCTGTTGGGTTAAGGGAGCAAACTTCATGGCCCacttattttgatgaaaaagcATCTGATTCATTAGGCAATGTAATTCCTCAACTTGATGGATCACCAGATGATCACTTGTTAACTACTGATAAATGCAAAAGGCCCGAAAGGCCCGACTTACTGAACATTGAGAAGGAAAAGGATTCTCATAATCAGGAGCTCAAGTGTGCAAGTGCAACTGTTGACTGCAAAAGCAAACACAGCAAACATTTTTGGGGCAATTTGCCTTTGTCCAAAAAGCTGAACGAATGTGAAACTTCTCAGACTGCCTCGGGAAATTCTTCCCCTGGTGATGAAATGATGAAAGACTGCCAATTGGGTTCTTCTTTTGGAAGTAGAGTGGCTTTGGGTTTCAAGGACTCAAAAGTGGATAGAGAAGCCTCTGATGGCAAGGTGGGAAAGACAATGGCTACATGTTCTGTGAGAGATTTAATGAGGACAAAACGTTTCTCCCGGCCAGAGCATTTGGAACCTGAGATGATGGCTGGATGTACAGTAGGTTCAGTTTTCGCTTCTGAGGAAGGGCATCATTATTCTATGCCGGATGAGGCCAGACATGCAGCTCGATATGGTGATGAAGGGTTGCAAGAGATAGCCATTGATGCTTTAAGCCCTTTGGGCACTGATCATACAGAAAATAGACTGCTACATGATGCAAAAAAGATAAGCGAGAACCACAATGATGAAATTGGTCAAGGGGTATCAGAAGGGCCACACTTCTGCAATCCTACAGATTCAAATTTTGCACTAGATACAAATGCCCCACTAACTAAGAAACAATTGGATGCatctattaattataatattttcagaAATGTACAGGATGCGGAATATTATGAAGAAGATACTGAGATGGGTTTTATGAGGAAGCCACCTTCTGTGGACGATATGGTTATCATTTCAGAGGATCCTTTATCAAGTACTACAGGAGCTGGAGTGATTATGGGCG GTCAGAAGCAAGATTTAGAGGACATACCaccattttttataaataacttcACTGATAGGGGTCAGAGAAATCATACTTCCAACCAAGATTCTACACTTGGTGTTTCAGTTCATTTTCAGAATGATGGTGCAGCTTTGTACTTGCTGACTCATGCTTCATCACCACCAACCTTGGATACTGTTAAGCGATGGATTTCGAAAGTGGCAAAACATGATGAATTCAATCAATCTGCTG GGGATCTGTCTTCTGACATTCCACCTGTGCCTAATAACACTCATCCTCTGAAACATGAACGGTTGAAATCAAGCCAAGAAAATAGAAATTTGGAGGGTCTAGAATGTTCTTCTGACGTTAATATTATTTCAAGTGGGCAACAGTCATTAGGTGTTCCCGCAAAGGAAGAGGTTCTGAGGTGCAGTGAGCATGATATCTCTCAAATATCTGGCCCAGATGAGAAATCAAACCTTACCCCTCTCAGTCAAATTGGTTTTCGTGACCCTGCAAGTATGGGTGGTGGACAACAGTTGACAATCATGAGCATCGAG ATTCATACTGAATCAAGGGGTGATCTCCAGCCTGATCCACAATTTGATGCCATCAATGTAGTAGCTCTTGTGGTTCAAGAAGATACAAGTCATACCTTTGATGTCCATGTGCTAATACATGGTAACAACGAGGAACCATGTGCAAG ATGTTTGGATGGAGTCTCTGACTAccatttgcttttcttttcagaagAAAAGTTCCTATTGATCAATCTTTCAAATATTATCTCTTCTTGTGATCCTGATATTTTAATGGGATGGGAAATTCAGAGCAATTCTCTTGGTTATCTTGCCGAAAGAGCTGCAAATCTTGGCATAAGCTTGCTTAAGAACATGTCTCGTACTCCTTCACATGAATCAGATCTCAGATCCAGGCATTCAGTGAAAACTGAAGGGGGAAATCCTGATGTTTCGCCACCCGATACTTTAGCTGCTGATGCTATTATTCAAGATACAATAATTGACGATGAATGGGGTCGAGCTCATGCTAGTGGTATACATGTCGGTGGAAGAATTGTCCTTAATATTTGGCGGCTTATGCGTTCTGAGGTTAAACTCAACATTTACACTGCTGAGGCTGTTGCTGAAGAAGTTTTGAGACAAAAGGTTCCATCAATTCCATGCagaatattatataaatggTTCTTAAGTGGTCCTGGCAGAGCAAGATATCGTTGTATCGAATATGTTGCAGGAAGAGCAAAGCTTAATATTCAGATAATGAATCAGCTGGATATG ATAAATCGTACATCTGAGCTGGCTCGTGTGTTTGGAATAGATTTCTTTTCTGTTCTCTCTCGTGGTTCACAATTTCGTGTTGAATCTATGCTCCTCAGGTTGGCACATACACAAAATTATCTTGCTATCTCTCCAGGAAATCAGCAG GTAGCGTTGCAACCTGCAATGGAGTGTTTACCTCTTGTAATGGAGCCAGAATCTGGTTTTTATGCTGACCCAGTTGTTGTTTTAGATTTCCAATCGCTTTACCCATCTATGATCATAGGTTACAACCTTTGCTTCTCTACATGTTTGGGCAAAATAAACCCATCAAGAGAAACTGTTCTTGGTGTCAGCTGTTATGCACCAGATCAAAAAATTCTTATGAATTTGAAGCAAGAAATACTAATAACACCAAATGGGGTTATGTATGTACCTGACAAg GTTCGGAAAGGAGTGTTACCACGTCTGCTTGAGGAAATATTATCAACaagaataatgataaaaaaagcaatgaagaagttatCACCCTCACAACAGGTTCTGCAAAGG ATATTTAATTCACGGCAACTTGCTCTGAAGCTCATAGCAAATGTCACTTATGGCTATACAGCTGCTGGCTTTAGTGGTCGAATGCCTTGTGCTGAACTTGCTGATAGCATTGTTCAGTGTGGTCGTATTACACTTGAAACAGCGATATCATTTGTGAACAATCATGATAAATGGAAAGCTAGGGTAGTTTATGGTGATACAGACAG TATGTTTGTCCTCCTTAAAGGACGTTCTGTTGAAGAAGCTTTTAAAATTGGAAATGAAATTGCGTTAGCTATTACTGGAATGAATCCAGATCCTGTCACATTGAAAATGGAGAAGGTCTATTACCCCTGTTTTCTTCTCACCAAGAAGCGTTATGTTGGCTATAGCTTTGAGAGCCCAGATCAAAAAAATCCCAAGTTTGATGCCAAAGGTATCGAGACTGTCCGTAGAGATGCATGCCCAGCTGTTGCAAAGACCATGGAGAAGTCtttaagaatattttttgagcataaaaacatatatgaa GTGAAGTCTTATTTAGAGCGTCAATGGACACGGATTTTAGCGGGAAGGGTGTCACTACAGGACTTTGTCTTTGCAAAGGAGGTCAGACTGGGGACTTACAGTACCCGGGCTGCTTCTCTTCCTCCAGCAGCAATAGTTGCAACGAAGGCGATGAGGATTGATCCTAGAGCTGTGCCGCATTATGGCGAGCGAATCCCCTATATCGTCATTCATGGAGAGCCTGGAGCTCGATTGATAGATATGGTCGTACATCCCTCGGCAGTTTTGGATATCAATTCTCCATACAGACTGAATGACTTATATTACATCACGAAACAGATAATTCCTGCACTGCAACGAGTGTTTGGACTTGTCAATGCTGACTTGAACCAGTGGTTCTCCGGAATGCCACGGCCTGTCAGACCAACACTGTCCAAGAGTTGTTCTTCTGCTTCTCATTCTGGATCTTGGGGTGGTCGTGAAGATAACGAAATTGGGCTGGAAAATTCAAAGAAAGCAATGGCAAAAAGAAGCAGGATAGATACCTACTACATCTCAAAGCATTGCACCATTTGCGGTGAATTAGTTCAAGCTTCGGCATATTTTTGCCCTGACTGCTTAAAGAATAGTTCGCTTATTGTGAATACTGTGGTTGGGCGAACTTCCAAATTAGAGAGGGAAATTCGACATCTGGCTGAT ATATGTAATCATTGTGGCGGCGGTGACTGGATCGTGGAAAGCGGGGTGAAATGCACATCACTTGCATGTGCAGTATATTATGAGAGACGAAAAGTTCAGAAAGAATTTCAGTCTATTTCCTCTTTCGCTACTGCGGCAGGGCTTTATCCTTGCTGCTTCGCCGAGCTGTTCTAA